The Mustela erminea isolate mMusErm1 chromosome 6, mMusErm1.Pri, whole genome shotgun sequence genome includes a region encoding these proteins:
- the BBS10 gene encoding Bardet-Biedl syndrome 10 protein isoform X1, whose product MAALGSAKAALQVTEVLETILSRCVGPEGRQVLCTKPTGEVLISRSGGCLLEALHLEHPIARMVVACVSSHLRRTGDGAKTFIILLCHLLRGLHTVIDKEQDSLISKNIQTHRRHWKNCCQWKFISQALLTFQTQILDYIMDHYLSKHFLTIFSSSTEERTLCRSSLELLLGAYFCGRVGRNNHYFISQLMCNYFFKCMACESGFEEVFDLVDDYFVELNVGVTGLPVSDSRIIAGLVLHRDFSVYCPADGDIRVVIVTETIQPLFSASPSEFILNSETQFQTSQFWIMERTKAIVKHLQSQNVKLLLSSVKQPDLVTYYAGLNGISVVECLSPEEVSLIQRVMGLSPFILPQASSQYEICNTASVKFCKPLTLRSKRYVHLGLISTCSFVPHCIVLCGPVQGLVEQHEGALHGAFKMLRQLFKDLDLSYMIQTSDENHTSPLTYKDSRESNPLPEIVNGLIQRPYQGTVVKNKGNLAKTQTYLKVYSNLVVPSVELESCIPCSTPKVTPTDTYQTNETLRCLAPTKTRTIDDNEPFIESNSANSTAENTGIEISSENLQVTKIAGKGNLLPVREKSLEMCTSQSYCCSTLPAGCVLPVGGNFEILLHYYLLNYTRKCQQSEQSVVSMIIANALLGIPQVLYKSKKGTYSFPQIYIRTLHALQTSQPIVSSQTGLESVAGKYQLLTSVLQCLTKILTIDLVINIRRQPREMYDQDSDEEV is encoded by the exons ATGGCCGCTCTCGGTTCTGCGAAGGCGGCGTTGCAGGTGACGGAAGTGCTGGAGACCATCTTGAGCCGCTGCGTGGGGCCCGAGGGGCGGCAGGTTCTGTGTACGAAGCCCACCGGCGAGGTGCTGATCAGCCGGAGTGGAGGCTGCCTCCTGGAGGCGCTACACTTAGAGCATCCCATAGCCAG GATGGTGGTGGCCTGTGTTTCCAGTCATCTAAGAAGAACAGGAGATGGTGCTAAGACATTTATTATCCTTCTTTGTCATTTACTCAGAGGACTTCATACAGTCATAGACAAAGAACAGGATTCTTTGatttccaaaaatattcaaaCCCATAGAAGGCATTGGAAAAATTGTTGTCagtggaaatttatttctcaagcTCTTCTGACGTTTCAGACACAAATATTAGATTATATTATGGACCACTACTTAAGTAAACACTTTCTGACCATCTTTTCTTCATCCACTGAAGAGAGAACATTGTGTAGGAGCTCTTTAGAGCTGCTCCTAGGAGCATACTTTTGTGGAAGAGTGGGGAGAAATAATCACTACTTTATTTCACAGTTGATGTGTAACTACTTTTTCAAGTGTATGGCTTGTGAAAGTGGGTTTGAAGAAGTATTTGACTTAGTGGATGACTATTTTGTAGAGTTGAATGTTGGCGTCACTGGCCTTCCTGTctcagactccaggatcatagcTGGGCTTGTGCTTCACAGAGACTTTTCTGTATACTGTCCAGCAGATGGTGACATAAGAGTAGTAATAGTAACAGAAACCATTCAGCCTCTTTTTTCAGCTTCTCCATCAGAGTTTATTCTAAATTCAGAAACACAGTTTCAGACCTCTCAGTTTTGGATTATGGAAAGGACAAAAGCAATAGTGAAACATTTACAGAGTCAAAATGTAAAATTGCTCCTGTCTAGTGTGAAACAACCGGACTTAGTTACTTATTATGCAGGACTGAATGGCATATCAGTGGTAGAGTGTTTATCACCAGAAGAAGTTTCTCTTATCCAGAGGGTCATGGGTCTTTCTCCCTTTATATTACCACAGGCTTCTTCACAGTATGAAATCTGTAACACGGCTTCGGTGAAATTTTGTAAGCCTCTTACCTTGAGATCCAAAAGGTATGTTCATCTTGGTTTGATTAGCACATGTTCATTTGTACCACACTGTATAGTTCTCTGTGGACCAGTGCAGGGTCTTGTCGAACAACATGAAGGTGCTTTACATGGAGCATTTAAAATGCTTCGACAGCTGTTTAAAGATCTTGATCTAAGTTACATGATACAAACCAGTGATGAAAACCATACAAGTCCTCTTACTTATAAGGATAGCAGAGAAAGTAATCCATTGCCAGAAATTGTTAATGGCTTAATACAGAGGCCGTATCAGGGCACAGTTGTAAAGAACAAGGGTAATCTGGCAAAAACtcaaacatatttaaaagtatattcaaaTTTGGTAGTTCCGAGTGTAGAATTAGAAAGCTGTATTCCATGTTCCACACCAAAAGTGACACCAACAGATACATACCAGACAAATGAAACACTGAGATGCTTAGCTCCAACTAAAACCAGGACAATTGATGACAATGAACCATTTATTGAGAGTAATTCTGCTAATTCAACAGCAGAAAACACTGGAATAGAAATTTCCTCTGAAAATTTACAAGTCACAAAAATTGCTGGAAAGGGAAACTTGTTGCCAGTGAGAGAGAAGTCACTGGAGATGTGTACTTCCCAGAGTTACTGCTGCTCCACTCTACCAGCAGGTTGTGTTTTGCCAGTGGGTGGTAATTTTGAGATCCTATTACATTACTATCTTCTCAACTATACCAGAAAATGTCAGCAGTCAGAACAATCTGTGGTTAGCATGATAATAGCTAATGCTCTTTTAGGCATTCCCCAAGTCCTGTATAAGTCTAAGAAGGGAACGTACAGCTTTccacaaatatatataagaacTCTCCACGCACTGCAAACCAGTCAACCCATTGTGAGCAGTCAGACAGGTTTGGAATCAGTAGCTGGTAAATACCAATTACTAACTTCAGTTCTTCAGtgtttaacaaaaattttaaccaTTGATTTAGTAATCAATATTAGGAGACAGCCTCGGGAAATGTATGACCAAGATTCAGATGAGGAAGTATAA
- the BBS10 gene encoding Bardet-Biedl syndrome 10 protein isoform X2: MVVACVSSHLRRTGDGAKTFIILLCHLLRGLHTVIDKEQDSLISKNIQTHRRHWKNCCQWKFISQALLTFQTQILDYIMDHYLSKHFLTIFSSSTEERTLCRSSLELLLGAYFCGRVGRNNHYFISQLMCNYFFKCMACESGFEEVFDLVDDYFVELNVGVTGLPVSDSRIIAGLVLHRDFSVYCPADGDIRVVIVTETIQPLFSASPSEFILNSETQFQTSQFWIMERTKAIVKHLQSQNVKLLLSSVKQPDLVTYYAGLNGISVVECLSPEEVSLIQRVMGLSPFILPQASSQYEICNTASVKFCKPLTLRSKRYVHLGLISTCSFVPHCIVLCGPVQGLVEQHEGALHGAFKMLRQLFKDLDLSYMIQTSDENHTSPLTYKDSRESNPLPEIVNGLIQRPYQGTVVKNKGNLAKTQTYLKVYSNLVVPSVELESCIPCSTPKVTPTDTYQTNETLRCLAPTKTRTIDDNEPFIESNSANSTAENTGIEISSENLQVTKIAGKGNLLPVREKSLEMCTSQSYCCSTLPAGCVLPVGGNFEILLHYYLLNYTRKCQQSEQSVVSMIIANALLGIPQVLYKSKKGTYSFPQIYIRTLHALQTSQPIVSSQTGLESVAGKYQLLTSVLQCLTKILTIDLVINIRRQPREMYDQDSDEEV, from the coding sequence ATGGTGGTGGCCTGTGTTTCCAGTCATCTAAGAAGAACAGGAGATGGTGCTAAGACATTTATTATCCTTCTTTGTCATTTACTCAGAGGACTTCATACAGTCATAGACAAAGAACAGGATTCTTTGatttccaaaaatattcaaaCCCATAGAAGGCATTGGAAAAATTGTTGTCagtggaaatttatttctcaagcTCTTCTGACGTTTCAGACACAAATATTAGATTATATTATGGACCACTACTTAAGTAAACACTTTCTGACCATCTTTTCTTCATCCACTGAAGAGAGAACATTGTGTAGGAGCTCTTTAGAGCTGCTCCTAGGAGCATACTTTTGTGGAAGAGTGGGGAGAAATAATCACTACTTTATTTCACAGTTGATGTGTAACTACTTTTTCAAGTGTATGGCTTGTGAAAGTGGGTTTGAAGAAGTATTTGACTTAGTGGATGACTATTTTGTAGAGTTGAATGTTGGCGTCACTGGCCTTCCTGTctcagactccaggatcatagcTGGGCTTGTGCTTCACAGAGACTTTTCTGTATACTGTCCAGCAGATGGTGACATAAGAGTAGTAATAGTAACAGAAACCATTCAGCCTCTTTTTTCAGCTTCTCCATCAGAGTTTATTCTAAATTCAGAAACACAGTTTCAGACCTCTCAGTTTTGGATTATGGAAAGGACAAAAGCAATAGTGAAACATTTACAGAGTCAAAATGTAAAATTGCTCCTGTCTAGTGTGAAACAACCGGACTTAGTTACTTATTATGCAGGACTGAATGGCATATCAGTGGTAGAGTGTTTATCACCAGAAGAAGTTTCTCTTATCCAGAGGGTCATGGGTCTTTCTCCCTTTATATTACCACAGGCTTCTTCACAGTATGAAATCTGTAACACGGCTTCGGTGAAATTTTGTAAGCCTCTTACCTTGAGATCCAAAAGGTATGTTCATCTTGGTTTGATTAGCACATGTTCATTTGTACCACACTGTATAGTTCTCTGTGGACCAGTGCAGGGTCTTGTCGAACAACATGAAGGTGCTTTACATGGAGCATTTAAAATGCTTCGACAGCTGTTTAAAGATCTTGATCTAAGTTACATGATACAAACCAGTGATGAAAACCATACAAGTCCTCTTACTTATAAGGATAGCAGAGAAAGTAATCCATTGCCAGAAATTGTTAATGGCTTAATACAGAGGCCGTATCAGGGCACAGTTGTAAAGAACAAGGGTAATCTGGCAAAAACtcaaacatatttaaaagtatattcaaaTTTGGTAGTTCCGAGTGTAGAATTAGAAAGCTGTATTCCATGTTCCACACCAAAAGTGACACCAACAGATACATACCAGACAAATGAAACACTGAGATGCTTAGCTCCAACTAAAACCAGGACAATTGATGACAATGAACCATTTATTGAGAGTAATTCTGCTAATTCAACAGCAGAAAACACTGGAATAGAAATTTCCTCTGAAAATTTACAAGTCACAAAAATTGCTGGAAAGGGAAACTTGTTGCCAGTGAGAGAGAAGTCACTGGAGATGTGTACTTCCCAGAGTTACTGCTGCTCCACTCTACCAGCAGGTTGTGTTTTGCCAGTGGGTGGTAATTTTGAGATCCTATTACATTACTATCTTCTCAACTATACCAGAAAATGTCAGCAGTCAGAACAATCTGTGGTTAGCATGATAATAGCTAATGCTCTTTTAGGCATTCCCCAAGTCCTGTATAAGTCTAAGAAGGGAACGTACAGCTTTccacaaatatatataagaacTCTCCACGCACTGCAAACCAGTCAACCCATTGTGAGCAGTCAGACAGGTTTGGAATCAGTAGCTGGTAAATACCAATTACTAACTTCAGTTCTTCAGtgtttaacaaaaattttaaccaTTGATTTAGTAATCAATATTAGGAGACAGCCTCGGGAAATGTATGACCAAGATTCAGATGAGGAAGTATAA